The Sediminispirochaeta smaragdinae DSM 11293 genome has a segment encoding these proteins:
- a CDS encoding sigma-54-dependent transcriptional regulator codes for MKEHTILIIDDEPGIRAVLTDILEDEGYSVRSAGDGIEGLLMLDDACVDVVILDVWLPNKGGIDVLKEIKEKQPEVEVIIISGHANIDLAVKAVKLGAFDFLEKPLALERIITITKNALAIESLKKENKRLKAGIPPEDEMIGSSKAINAVRERIAQSAPSDAKVLITGENGTGKELVARQLHRLSKRSNGPFIEVNCAAIPDTLLESELFGHEKGAFTSAVARRKGKFEIADGGTLFLDEIADMSLSAQAKVLRVIQEQKFERVGGDESLTVDIRLIAATNQDIQEAIASGAFREDLFYRLNVVPIVVPPLRERKEDIPLLCSYFLEKFSGKESIRSISTAGMELLLAYRWPGNVRELKNFVERITIMSDEEEVSSETVGFFLNEKRKSVRPEEMKPFAGMKLSEARDAFERRFIEMKLKEHEYNVSKCAEAIGVYPSNLHGKIKKFGIELKR; via the coding sequence ATGAAAGAGCATACCATCCTGATCATCGACGATGAACCGGGTATCAGAGCAGTCCTCACCGATATTCTCGAAGACGAAGGTTATTCGGTCCGAAGCGCGGGAGACGGCATTGAAGGCCTTTTAATGCTTGACGATGCTTGTGTCGATGTGGTGATCCTGGATGTGTGGCTGCCGAATAAAGGTGGTATCGATGTTCTCAAGGAGATCAAAGAAAAGCAGCCGGAGGTGGAGGTCATTATCATATCCGGCCATGCCAATATCGATCTTGCGGTCAAGGCCGTTAAGCTGGGTGCCTTCGATTTCCTTGAGAAACCGCTTGCCCTCGAACGCATCATTACCATTACGAAAAACGCCCTTGCAATCGAGAGCCTGAAAAAGGAAAATAAACGTCTGAAAGCGGGAATACCTCCCGAGGACGAGATGATCGGGAGCAGCAAGGCGATAAACGCCGTACGGGAACGGATTGCACAAAGCGCACCGAGTGATGCAAAGGTCCTGATAACCGGAGAAAACGGAACGGGTAAAGAGCTGGTGGCGCGTCAGCTGCATAGATTGAGCAAGCGATCGAACGGTCCCTTTATCGAGGTAAACTGTGCCGCCATACCGGATACGCTTCTTGAAAGTGAATTATTTGGTCATGAGAAGGGGGCCTTCACCTCAGCCGTTGCCAGGCGGAAGGGAAAATTCGAGATCGCCGACGGGGGAACGCTTTTCCTCGACGAAATCGCCGATATGAGCCTAAGTGCACAAGCAAAGGTTCTGCGGGTGATACAGGAACAGAAATTCGAACGGGTTGGAGGAGATGAATCCCTTACTGTGGATATACGACTGATCGCCGCCACAAACCAGGATATTCAGGAAGCCATAGCCTCAGGAGCCTTTCGCGAGGATCTCTTCTACCGCCTCAATGTCGTACCTATCGTTGTGCCTCCTTTACGGGAACGAAAAGAAGACATTCCCCTCTTGTGTAGCTATTTTCTCGAAAAGTTTTCCGGAAAGGAATCTATCCGTTCCATTTCGACGGCGGGAATGGAGCTGCTTCTCGCGTATCGTTGGCCGGGAAATGTCCGGGAATTGAAAAATTTCGTCGAACGTATTACGATAATGAGTGATGAAGAAGAGGTCTCTTCGGAAACCGTCGGCTTTTTCCTTAATGAGAAACGGAAAAGCGTTCGCCCGGAAGAGATGAAACCCTTTGCCGGAATGAAACTTTCCGAGGCCAGGGATGCCTTCGAACGCCGTTTCATAGAAATGAAATTGAAAGAGCACGAATATAATGTTAGTAAATGCGCGGAGGCTATAGGCGTCTATCCTAGTAATCTCCATGGGAAAATCAAGAAGTTCGGGATAGAACTGAAGCGATGA
- the lexA gene encoding transcriptional repressor LexA, producing the protein MKELTERQQEVLDFLGCFIEEHQYPPTMREIAAHFDISVRAAYDHIKALEKKNAIRTDLNRSRAIEVLNREASPEVQPELIDVPLLGNVAAGQPLIAEENCEQVLKIPASALRPGRYFALRVKGDSMLNAGILDGDTAIIQQTEQARNGDIVVARVNDEAVTLKRFYRETNRIRLKAENPVYPPIFTQHARILGKLCFIIRDYT; encoded by the coding sequence ATGAAAGAACTAACGGAACGACAGCAGGAGGTCCTCGATTTTCTTGGTTGCTTTATAGAAGAGCATCAATATCCTCCGACGATGCGGGAGATTGCCGCCCATTTTGATATCTCAGTGAGGGCGGCATATGATCATATCAAGGCACTTGAGAAGAAAAACGCCATTCGGACCGATCTTAACCGTTCCCGTGCGATTGAGGTACTCAATCGTGAAGCCTCCCCCGAAGTCCAGCCGGAGCTGATAGATGTTCCTCTTTTGGGAAATGTTGCGGCAGGTCAACCTCTTATTGCCGAGGAAAACTGCGAGCAGGTATTGAAGATTCCCGCATCGGCACTTCGTCCGGGAAGATATTTTGCACTCAGGGTCAAGGGTGACAGCATGCTGAACGCCGGCATCTTGGACGGCGATACGGCGATTATACAGCAAACTGAACAGGCACGAAACGGGGATATCGTCGTTGCAAGGGTCAACGACGAAGCTGTTACGCTAAAACGCTTTTATCGGGAAACCAACAGAATTAGGTTGAAAGCGGAAAATCCGGTTTATCCTCCTATCTTTACCCAGCATGCCAGAATTCTCGGCAAGCTCTGTTTTATTATTCGGGATTACACCTGA
- the holA gene encoding DNA polymerase III subunit delta — MAAKKGSIPPVFLLLGPEEGEKAAFIAEIKKRIAAEDPGYESTRFYPYETEISSIVGVLRNGSLFSSRKLVIIQNVEAIKRDDAALLGEYLKNPSTDATLIMVSNGMERDIAKAIASAVPKEHKKMFWELFENQKRSWLANYFGRQHIEVSPEALDLILELVENNTREMKIACDQLALHFGPGSCIDEEDVDAFIFHSKEENVFTLFAKIGACDFSGAIEALRKLLLSGEGNPIQLFAGLLWQFKRLLSLSGLTDLQYAPQEACTKVGIRGKRNQSNYIVANKNYSTDELKHIIVLIARFDSLVRETRAEMQTVLTELFLYYVIIKKGAVPEAYCAMGNRTA, encoded by the coding sequence ATGGCTGCGAAAAAAGGGTCGATTCCCCCGGTTTTTCTTCTCCTTGGACCGGAAGAAGGAGAAAAGGCAGCCTTCATAGCAGAGATAAAAAAGCGCATTGCGGCGGAAGATCCCGGCTATGAATCCACACGTTTTTATCCCTATGAAACGGAAATCTCAAGCATTGTCGGAGTCTTGCGAAACGGCTCCCTCTTTTCCAGCAGAAAACTGGTGATCATCCAAAACGTGGAGGCGATCAAGCGGGATGATGCTGCGCTCCTCGGGGAATATCTTAAGAATCCTTCGACCGATGCCACATTGATCATGGTAAGCAACGGTATGGAGCGGGACATTGCCAAGGCCATAGCCTCTGCCGTTCCCAAAGAGCACAAGAAGATGTTTTGGGAACTCTTTGAAAATCAAAAACGCTCTTGGTTGGCAAACTATTTCGGACGGCAGCATATTGAGGTAAGTCCGGAGGCTCTGGACCTCATTCTCGAATTGGTGGAGAACAATACCCGTGAAATGAAGATTGCCTGTGATCAGCTCGCTCTTCATTTTGGCCCCGGCAGCTGTATCGACGAAGAAGATGTGGATGCCTTTATCTTCCATTCCAAGGAAGAAAATGTTTTTACCCTTTTCGCTAAAATAGGAGCATGTGATTTTTCCGGCGCCATCGAAGCCCTTCGGAAACTGCTTCTCTCGGGTGAGGGGAATCCCATACAGCTCTTCGCAGGGCTCTTGTGGCAGTTTAAGCGACTTCTAAGCCTGTCAGGCCTGACAGACCTTCAATATGCACCACAAGAGGCCTGTACAAAGGTGGGAATCCGAGGTAAACGAAACCAAAGCAATTACATTGTTGCCAACAAAAACTACTCAACCGATGAACTAAAACATATCATCGTGCTTATCGCCCGCTTTGACTCTCTGGTCAGAGAAACAAGGGCGGAAATGCAGACGGTTCTTACCGAACTTTTTCTTTATTATGTCATTATAAAAAAAGGTGCGGTACCCGAAGCCTACTGCGCCATGGGTAACCGCACCGCATAA
- a CDS encoding ABC transporter substrate-binding protein, with translation MRKVVCAALSTVAIFLCSVSPLFAGGASEKADGNGASALRIGIMPDVDSVPLVMAETLGYYKDAGVDVELVSFKNPMNRDAALQAGEIDGAVSDLLAVAFAKKGGFRLAAVAKTDGDYVLLGSSALGIESIDALEGKSVALSRNTIIEYSTDRILAAEGKDSDFIEKVSIPQIPVRLEMLNSGKLAGATLPEPLASSAVASGATVLGSAEDLGINPGVLVFSSDARNKRADQIKAFWGAYNHAVTYLNGELSEAELDDIIKVMGFPESVGGVLHFPSYTSARLPAENEVREVVRWLLSHSLIDIEYRYEDLVDGSLLAP, from the coding sequence ATGAGAAAGGTTGTCTGTGCCGCCTTGTCGACGGTGGCCATATTCTTGTGTTCGGTATCTCCGCTTTTTGCTGGCGGGGCTTCCGAAAAAGCAGATGGGAACGGGGCTTCGGCTCTGAGAATCGGTATCATGCCGGATGTCGATTCCGTTCCGCTTGTGATGGCTGAAACGCTGGGGTATTACAAGGATGCAGGAGTCGATGTTGAACTTGTCTCCTTTAAGAACCCCATGAATCGGGATGCCGCCCTTCAGGCGGGAGAGATCGACGGCGCGGTTTCCGATTTGCTTGCCGTTGCCTTTGCCAAGAAAGGAGGCTTTCGCCTCGCCGCGGTGGCAAAGACCGACGGCGACTATGTGCTTTTGGGAAGTAGTGCCCTTGGTATTGAGAGCATTGACGCTTTGGAAGGAAAAAGTGTTGCCCTATCCCGAAATACGATCATTGAGTACTCTACCGATCGAATCCTTGCTGCCGAGGGAAAGGATTCGGACTTCATTGAAAAGGTTTCGATCCCTCAGATTCCCGTACGTCTGGAGATGCTCAACAGTGGGAAGCTCGCGGGGGCAACCCTGCCGGAGCCTCTGGCCTCCTCTGCTGTAGCATCGGGCGCAACGGTGCTTGGATCTGCAGAGGATCTTGGTATTAACCCGGGGGTCCTTGTCTTCTCCTCCGATGCCAGGAACAAAAGAGCCGATCAAATAAAGGCCTTTTGGGGTGCCTATAACCATGCCGTGACCTATCTGAATGGGGAACTCTCGGAAGCCGAGCTTGACGATATCATCAAGGTAATGGGCTTTCCCGAAAGTGTCGGAGGAGTCCTTCACTTTCCTTCCTATACGTCTGCCCGCCTCCCTGCCGAGAACGAGGTCCGTGAAGTTGTCCGGTGGTTGCTGTCCCACTCCCTCATCGATATCGAATATCGCTATGAAGATCTTGTCGACGGCTCGCTGCTTGCCCCGTAA
- a CDS encoding UbiX family flavin prenyltransferase codes for MKRYLVGISGASGAIYAKVLLEAMVKRGVEVHVLPSVNGLKVFDYEIGMGLDEAIDEILNRAEEENDNPGTVGRFIVHEPDDFFAAPASGSFHCEGMAIVPCSMGTLGALASGAVSNLLGRAADVTLKERRPLVIVPRESPMNLIHLRNLTTLAEAGAVIVPPTPGFYHHPTTVEELVLQTVGRVMEQLGVGRELIHSWGEEL; via the coding sequence TTGAAACGATATCTTGTCGGAATAAGCGGTGCCAGCGGTGCCATATATGCCAAAGTGTTGCTGGAAGCAATGGTAAAAAGGGGCGTCGAGGTCCATGTTCTTCCTTCGGTCAACGGCCTTAAGGTGTTCGACTATGAGATCGGTATGGGGCTTGATGAAGCTATCGACGAAATATTGAACAGGGCCGAAGAAGAGAATGATAATCCCGGTACCGTAGGACGTTTCATAGTCCATGAGCCTGATGATTTTTTTGCCGCTCCTGCCAGCGGCAGTTTTCATTGTGAAGGGATGGCTATCGTTCCCTGCTCAATGGGAACCCTGGGCGCTCTCGCTTCCGGAGCAGTCTCAAACCTGCTCGGCCGTGCAGCCGACGTCACCTTGAAAGAACGGCGTCCTTTGGTCATTGTCCCCCGGGAGAGTCCCATGAACCTTATTCATCTTAGAAATCTTACAACACTGGCCGAGGCCGGTGCCGTGATTGTGCCTCCGACTCCCGGTTTTTATCATCACCCCACTACCGTTGAAGAGCTTGTTTTGCAGACCGTGGGAAGGGTCATGGAACAGCTCGGAGTCGGAAGAGAACTTATACACTCCTGGGGAGAAGAGCTATGA
- a CDS encoding UbiA-like polyprenyltransferase, with amino-acid sequence MREEKRQSRLVAYGRMVMFSHTVFSLPFALAGALTTPKGFPGWNTLLWVVVAFLGGRNSANAVNRIVDRKIDAENPRTAGRHLPSGRVSLAEATLLALFFFGLLVFAAFRLNRTCVYLLPLAGALFLLYSFTKRFTWLCHLFLGATCAAASVGGWVAVTGTVSWQVLLLGAANALWVMGFDIIYATSDAEHDRIVGLYSIPSVFGVTLALVFAAVAHFLTLLLLIGFGIVVGLGLFYYLGVGVIGVLFLYQHRLVRPGWLEKVFFASYTVNQIVGLVFFIAVVGDFLVRGGLF; translated from the coding sequence TTGAGAGAAGAAAAACGACAAAGCAGGCTGGTTGCCTACGGGCGAATGGTGATGTTCAGCCATACCGTGTTCAGCCTTCCCTTTGCTCTTGCAGGGGCGTTGACTACTCCAAAGGGCTTTCCCGGTTGGAATACACTGCTGTGGGTTGTCGTTGCATTCCTTGGGGGCCGGAATAGCGCAAATGCCGTGAACCGGATCGTTGATCGGAAAATCGATGCGGAGAATCCGAGAACAGCGGGGCGACACCTTCCTTCAGGCAGGGTTTCTCTTGCGGAAGCGACACTCCTCGCCCTCTTTTTCTTCGGTCTTCTTGTCTTTGCCGCTTTTCGATTGAATCGTACCTGTGTCTATCTTCTTCCTTTGGCCGGAGCCCTTTTCCTCCTGTACAGCTTTACCAAACGATTTACCTGGCTCTGTCATCTTTTTCTTGGAGCCACCTGTGCCGCTGCCTCCGTGGGAGGGTGGGTGGCCGTTACCGGGACGGTTTCCTGGCAGGTCCTTCTTCTCGGGGCTGCCAATGCCCTCTGGGTCATGGGCTTCGATATCATCTATGCCACCAGCGATGCCGAACATGACAGGATTGTGGGGCTGTATTCAATTCCTTCGGTCTTCGGCGTTACCCTTGCCCTCGTCTTTGCAGCTGTTGCGCATTTTCTCACACTACTTTTGCTGATTGGATTCGGAATAGTGGTCGGCCTTGGGCTTTTCTATTACCTTGGTGTAGGAGTGATTGGGGTACTCTTCCTCTATCAGCATCGTCTTGTGCGGCCCGGGTGGCTCGAAAAGGTATTCTTTGCGTCCTATACCGTGAACCAGATTGTGGGCCTTGTCTTTTTTATCGCCGTTGTCGGCGATTTCCTAGTGCGGGGAGGTTTGTTTTGA
- a CDS encoding menaquinone biosynthesis decarboxylase encodes MIKIVIEANNRSALMAYKGLQDFISTLEKQGELKRVSAEVDPHLEISEIYDRVVKAQGPALLFEHPRGSEFPVAINLFGSMKRMALALGVDSIDRLEETMNKIFDLSHYRNPLEAVRSLPDLSRFAAVFPLGSATASCQAVEEEPDLDKLPVLTCWPGDAGRFLTLPLVITMDPDTGQQNMGMYRMQVFDKTTTGMHWHLHKDGRMLWEKYRTRGEKMPVSVALGCDPAIIYAATAPLPLGIDELAFAGFLRRLPVTTTKCRSNDIRVPSGAEFILEGYVDPAEPLRTEGPFGDHTGYYSLADRYPVFHLERMTRRKHPVYPATVVGKPPMEDCFIGKATERLFLPLIKLQLPEIVDISFPFEGVFHGCVIVSIKKRYPGHAGKVMNALWGMGQMMYTKMIVVVDKDVRPDDYSTVAWKVFNNIDASRDLVLSKGPLDALDHSSPLPHYGTRLGIDATKTLPEEGHDRLWPDEITMSEDIRALVNQRWKEYGI; translated from the coding sequence ATGATAAAAATAGTCATCGAAGCGAATAATCGGAGCGCACTCATGGCATATAAAGGCCTACAGGATTTTATATCGACCCTGGAAAAGCAGGGGGAATTGAAGCGGGTTTCCGCAGAAGTAGATCCCCACCTTGAAATAAGCGAAATATACGATCGGGTTGTGAAAGCCCAAGGACCGGCCCTTCTTTTTGAACACCCTAGGGGCTCTGAGTTTCCGGTCGCCATTAATCTTTTCGGCAGTATGAAGCGTATGGCCCTCGCCTTGGGGGTCGATTCGATCGATCGACTTGAAGAGACTATGAATAAGATCTTCGATCTTTCCCACTACCGTAATCCCCTGGAAGCCGTTCGATCTCTTCCCGATCTTTCCCGATTTGCGGCGGTCTTTCCCCTTGGTTCGGCGACCGCTTCCTGCCAGGCGGTGGAGGAGGAGCCTGATCTGGATAAGCTTCCCGTTCTTACCTGCTGGCCCGGAGATGCGGGGCGATTTCTTACCCTTCCCCTGGTCATCACCATGGATCCCGATACCGGACAGCAGAACATGGGGATGTATCGCATGCAGGTTTTCGACAAAACTACCACAGGGATGCACTGGCACCTTCACAAGGACGGGCGTATGCTCTGGGAGAAATATCGCACGCGTGGAGAGAAGATGCCCGTTTCGGTTGCTCTCGGCTGCGATCCTGCGATCATCTACGCGGCGACCGCTCCACTGCCCCTCGGAATCGACGAACTTGCCTTTGCTGGTTTTCTTCGCCGTCTTCCCGTTACCACTACCAAGTGCCGAAGCAATGATATTCGTGTCCCTTCGGGGGCAGAGTTCATACTTGAAGGGTATGTTGATCCCGCGGAACCCCTTCGCACCGAAGGGCCCTTTGGCGATCACACAGGGTACTATTCCTTGGCGGATCGGTATCCTGTCTTTCACCTTGAGCGTATGACCCGGCGAAAGCACCCCGTCTATCCCGCTACCGTGGTCGGCAAGCCGCCTATGGAGGATTGCTTTATAGGAAAAGCGACCGAACGCCTCTTCTTGCCTCTGATAAAGTTACAGCTGCCGGAGATTGTCGATATTTCCTTTCCTTTTGAGGGGGTTTTCCACGGCTGCGTCATCGTTTCCATCAAGAAACGATATCCGGGCCACGCCGGTAAGGTGATGAATGCCCTCTGGGGAATGGGGCAGATGATGTATACCAAGATGATTGTCGTGGTAGACAAAGATGTAAGGCCTGACGATTATTCCACGGTTGCCTGGAAGGTATTCAACAATATCGATGCATCCCGGGACCTGGTTTTGAGTAAAGGGCCCCTGGATGCGCTCGATCACTCCTCGCCTCTGCCCCATTACGGGACCAGGCTGGGAATCGACGCCACCAAAACCCTGCCCGAAGAGGGCCACGATAGGCTTTGGCCTGATGAAATCACCATGAGCGAGGATATTCGTGCTCTTGTCAATCAACGATGGAAGGAATACGGGATTTGA
- a CDS encoding Crp/Fnr family transcriptional regulator: protein MKENWTQEEIDLLLKAPLFDGFTKDTIFYALNCLRGKKEQVDKERVLYPVGEKPMRAAIILKGSVDISQINRDGHLILISRMGKGDLIAEAFVCSASSNDFLDIRSSSDTILLLLALPSKENRKQRDCPYYNVILRNLVRDLAEKAVVLNKKVQLLGQRTLKDKLLLFFENLSREQKSRTVHLTFTREVLASLVSADRSSVCRELSRMQQAGLILIHKNTIKLLENS from the coding sequence ATGAAAGAAAATTGGACTCAAGAAGAAATTGATTTGCTGTTGAAAGCTCCCCTTTTCGACGGTTTTACAAAAGATACCATTTTCTATGCACTCAACTGCTTACGGGGGAAAAAGGAACAGGTAGACAAAGAAAGAGTCTTATATCCTGTTGGGGAAAAACCGATGAGAGCAGCCATTATCCTAAAAGGGAGTGTGGACATTTCACAGATCAACAGGGATGGTCATCTCATTCTTATTTCCAGAATGGGGAAAGGGGACTTAATTGCAGAAGCGTTTGTCTGTAGTGCATCAAGCAATGATTTTCTTGACATCCGATCATCTTCTGACACGATACTACTTCTCCTTGCCCTGCCTTCAAAAGAGAATAGAAAACAAAGGGATTGCCCGTATTACAATGTAATTCTCCGGAATCTTGTCCGTGATCTGGCGGAAAAAGCCGTCGTTCTGAATAAAAAGGTCCAGCTACTTGGGCAAAGGACATTAAAAGATAAACTTTTGTTGTTTTTCGAAAATCTTTCCAGAGAACAAAAAAGTCGGACCGTTCATTTGACCTTCACACGAGAGGTTCTTGCTTCACTTGTTTCAGCTGACAGAAGTTCTGTTTGCCGAGAACTGAGCCGCATGCAGCAAGCCGGCTTAATTCTTATTCATAAAAATACGATAAAGTTGTTAGAAAATTCTTAA
- a CDS encoding ABC transporter substrate-binding protein — protein sequence MKKRNIILLYLVVLTTTVVSLLYAGGSQEKKRAENSSVISDPLTITCGIPTAPPALPLLRMIETQALGEYVHFEYTLWTSPEQLVSMLQGKEGDMFAFPLTLAAKLYNKGIGLALTNVNTWGVTYFTTIDPDFKDWTDLKGKTIYIPLRSSPPDCLTQVFLQNAGVDLKKDIEIIYSTQAEIANLMAAGKIEYATQIEPQCTMSMMKNPEIRSVFSFTECWQELKQNDTDQPNAGWGVRTSFIEAHPELMAQFEAEYKKAVEWVVTNPAEAAQLAHEKLHMSAAVFEKGIPRMGIRYQTAQEAKDDCIALFTLLYSFDPKTIGGKIPDGGLYYDGQD from the coding sequence ATGAAAAAAAGAAATATAATTCTTTTGTATTTAGTTGTTCTGACAACAACTGTCGTTTCTCTTTTATATGCAGGTGGATCTCAAGAAAAAAAACGAGCGGAGAATTCCTCTGTTATATCGGATCCTTTAACCATAACGTGTGGAATTCCTACGGCTCCTCCTGCCCTACCTCTTTTGCGGATGATAGAGACGCAGGCGTTAGGTGAATATGTTCATTTTGAATATACTTTGTGGACTTCTCCTGAACAGCTTGTATCTATGCTCCAAGGGAAGGAAGGCGATATGTTTGCTTTTCCGTTAACCCTTGCCGCCAAGTTGTATAATAAAGGCATAGGCTTGGCTCTTACTAATGTCAATACCTGGGGAGTAACCTATTTCACAACTATAGATCCTGATTTCAAGGATTGGACAGATCTTAAAGGTAAAACGATCTATATCCCGCTTCGATCTTCTCCTCCTGACTGTCTGACACAAGTATTTCTCCAAAACGCGGGAGTGGATTTGAAAAAAGATATAGAAATTATTTATTCAACACAGGCCGAGATCGCCAACCTCATGGCTGCGGGAAAGATTGAATATGCGACCCAAATAGAACCCCAATGTACCATGTCTATGATGAAAAACCCTGAGATTCGGTCTGTTTTTTCTTTTACCGAATGTTGGCAGGAACTGAAACAGAACGATACGGACCAACCGAATGCTGGTTGGGGCGTGCGAACTTCTTTCATTGAAGCGCATCCTGAACTTATGGCACAATTCGAGGCTGAGTATAAAAAGGCAGTCGAATGGGTCGTTACAAATCCGGCTGAAGCGGCTCAGCTTGCCCATGAAAAGCTTCATATGTCAGCTGCGGTTTTTGAGAAAGGAATCCCCCGTATGGGCATACGATATCAGACAGCGCAGGAAGCAAAAGACGATTGTATAGCATTGTTTACATTGCTTTACTCCTTTGATCCTAAAACCATCGGAGGGAAAATACCGGACGGCGGTCTGTACTATGATGGGCAAGACTAA
- a CDS encoding ABC transporter permease, producing the protein MMGKTKASVTALVLVIGVWGILSFIYPPLVIPTIPSVCVKIVEIMTHADMLQIILVSFTRLITALTVGTIAGFAIGILCGKFTVFREITGPLIGVLQVIPPVALLILAILWFGFNGKPAIFIASMAIFPIMVISVQHGIMNIDPKTLEMGETFRLTKRSMFLDIIIPSIRPSLTSGWRISLGLACKTMVMGEVLTTPTGIGGALSQARMNLEPETVIAWTVITVLIFYVIDWLTKGKRHA; encoded by the coding sequence ATGATGGGCAAGACTAAGGCAAGCGTGACAGCCCTTGTTCTGGTAATAGGGGTCTGGGGCATTCTTTCTTTCATCTATCCGCCCCTTGTAATACCAACTATTCCTTCTGTATGTGTGAAAATTGTAGAAATCATGACACATGCAGATATGCTGCAAATCATTCTGGTTAGCTTTACCCGTCTTATCACGGCACTTACAGTGGGAACGATAGCCGGTTTTGCCATAGGAATTCTCTGTGGAAAATTCACAGTCTTTCGGGAAATCACAGGTCCCCTTATCGGAGTCCTGCAAGTTATACCACCGGTGGCCCTCCTGATACTTGCGATCCTCTGGTTCGGATTTAATGGGAAACCGGCTATTTTCATTGCTTCCATGGCAATATTCCCAATAATGGTGATCAGTGTACAGCATGGAATAATGAATATTGATCCCAAAACGCTGGAAATGGGGGAGACATTCAGATTAACGAAACGTTCCATGTTTCTCGACATCATTATACCGTCAATTCGGCCGTCATTGACCTCAGGATGGAGGATATCTTTGGGACTTGCCTGCAAAACTATGGTAATGGGCGAAGTTCTTACCACCCCTACGGGAATCGGAGGGGCCTTGTCTCAGGCGAGGATGAATCTTGAGCCGGAAACCGTTATAGCCTGGACGGTCATAACAGTTCTTATTTTTTATGTTATTGATTGGCTTACGAAGGGGAAACGGCATGCTTAA
- a CDS encoding ABC transporter ATP-binding protein — MLKIKHLSKVFNGKHLKVLDDISFQVGPSEIVIVTGPSGCGKTTLLRIISGNITHFEGAINTSFSKTGFVFQEDRLLEWKTVFENVCLVAQDGNKERAMELLREVGLGGFESYHPKDLSGGMRQRCAIARALFYGSDILLLDEPFRSLDHKLRQEMLKLVNEIKTEEKTAVLFVTHDIDEALKLADKIIVLTKRPARVAGEFTISTDTKRRNLDSCTFQKLKEKIISLLEE; from the coding sequence ATGCTTAAAATCAAGCACCTTTCAAAGGTGTTTAACGGAAAACATTTAAAGGTCCTTGACGATATTTCTTTTCAAGTCGGACCTTCCGAAATTGTCATAGTAACCGGCCCTTCAGGGTGCGGCAAAACAACATTGCTTCGTATCATTTCCGGCAATATCACTCATTTTGAAGGGGCGATTAACACAAGCTTTAGCAAAACGGGGTTTGTCTTTCAGGAAGATAGGCTCCTTGAATGGAAAACTGTTTTTGAGAATGTTTGTCTGGTAGCTCAGGACGGTAACAAAGAACGTGCTATGGAGCTTTTACGGGAAGTAGGCCTGGGAGGATTCGAATCCTACCATCCCAAAGACCTAAGCGGGGGGATGAGACAGCGATGCGCAATAGCTAGGGCTCTGTTCTACGGTTCCGATATCCTTTTGCTGGATGAGCCGTTTAGATCACTTGACCACAAACTTCGTCAGGAAATGCTGAAACTTGTGAACGAAATCAAGACAGAAGAAAAAACTGCTGTTCTTTTTGTAACGCATGATATTGATGAGGCTCTAAAACTTGCTGACAAAATTATTGTACTGACGAAGCGCCCAGCAAGAGTTGCGGGAGAATTCACAATTAGTACAGATACAAAACGAAGGAATCTCGATTCCTGTACATTTCAGAAATTAAAAGAAAAGATCATCTCGCTACTGGAGGAATAG